The following are encoded together in the Deltaproteobacteria bacterium genome:
- a CDS encoding type II toxin-antitoxin system YafQ family toxin translates to MLKFTTTNRFEKDYTKMEKRGKDIDKLNAIMQKLINEDPLEPKYRNHALKGNFKDRRECHIEPDWLLIYKINAQENMIIFERTGSHADIFE, encoded by the coding sequence ATGCTGAAATTTACTACTACTAATCGGTTTGAAAAAGATTATACAAAAATGGAGAAGCGGGGCAAGGACATTGACAAGTTAAATGCTATCATGCAAAAACTTATCAACGAAGACCCGTTAGAACCCAAATACAGAAACCATGCTCTAAAAGGAAACTTTAAAGACCGCAGAGAATGCCATATAGAACCAGACTGGCTGCTAATTTATAAAATCAATGCGCAAGAGAACATGATTATCTTTGAAAGGACAGGCAGCCATGCGGATATTTTTGAGTAG